A single Populus alba chromosome 7, ASM523922v2, whole genome shotgun sequence DNA region contains:
- the LOC118030566 gene encoding ankyrin repeat domain-containing protein, chloroplastic isoform X1, with translation MSLPTLLNPQTPKLHVPLSLKFPSFKTLKIPTKIHSFSPSLQSQFPIRNDSFEDQDHAIGDCIVFEEGIFEDPFLENNSNAIEDSKFRSVQKNIKRVVPKIEEDNLVPENWREVQAEINIGKKERRKIAQELEYNKKFERKRKGLVPIRNVNLEEYQAFREAKLAQLKPLVLDYPQSIKEEEEEEEEDEVREIVSERVKGKNPRWAVYGRGLDDVREFFNGEDYEPGGQKSESKRKLFTKEEKVLLNKRVPDLAVATSRKWLPVHTLAASGEFYLMDALLKHNVDINAVDVNGWTALHRAIICKKQALISYLLRESADPFVQDAEGATLMHYAVQTASAPAIKVLLLYNVDINLQDNDGWTPLHLAVQARRTDIVKLLLIKRADSTIKNLDGLTALDLCLYSVKDTRTCELIKLFKQFAKKSTLAKNPYNASAS, from the exons ATGTCCCTGCCAACTCTGCTAAACCCACAAACCCCAAAACTACACGTTCCTCTATCTCTCAAGTTTCCATCtttcaaaactctaaaaatcCCAACAAAAATCCACTCCTTCTCACCTTCTTTACAATCCCAATTTCCTATACGAAATGACAGTTTTGAAGACCAAGACCATGCCATTGGTGACTGTATAGTCTTTGAAGAAGGCATTTTTGAAGACCCTTTTTTGGAAAACAATTCAAATGCCATTGAGGATTCAAAGTTTAGGTCTGttcagaaaaatataaaaagggtTGTTCCTAAAATTGAAGAAGACAATTTGGTGCCAGAGAATTGGAGAGAAGTGCAAGCAGAGATTAATATTggtaaaaaagaaaggagaaagattGCTCAAGAAttggaatataataaaaaatttgaaaggaaaaggaaagggttGGTTCCTATTAGGAATGTGAATTTAGAGGAATATCAGGCTTTTAGAGAAGCTAAATTGGCACAGTTGAAGCCACTTGTGCTTGATTATCCACAGAGTAttaaagaggaggaggaggaggaggaggaggatgaagTGAGGGAGATTGTTAGTGAGAGAGTGAAAGGGAAGAATCCTAGATGGGCGGTCTATGGGAGAGGTTTAGATGATGTTAGAGAGTTTTTTAACGGTGAGGATTATGAGCCTGGTGGACAGAAATctgaaa GTAAGCGCAAGTTGTTTACGAAAGAGGAAAAGGTTTTGTTAAATAAGCGGGTACCTGATCTAGCAGTTGCTACCTCT AGAAAATGGCTGCCTGTCCACACACTTGCTGCATCAGGAGAATTCTACCTTATGGATGCGTTGTTGAAGCATAATGTTGATATCAATGCTGTGGATGTG AATGGTTGGACTGCACTTCACAGAGCAATAATATGCAAAAAGCAAGCTCTAATCAGCTATCTGTTGAGAGAATCAGCAGATCCTTTTGTACAAGATGCA GAGGGTGCCACCTTGATGCATTATGCAGTTCAAACAGCATCTGCTCCAGCTATCAAAGTTCTTCTGTTATATAATGTCGATATAAACCTTCAGGACAAT GATGGATGGACACCATTACATCTTGCTGTTCAAGCCCGAAGAACAGATATAGTGAagcttttattaataaaaagagcagataGTACAATTAAAAACCTG GATGGCTTAACAGCACTTGATCTCTGCCTCTATTCTGTCAAAGACACAAGGACTTGTGAGCTTATCAAGCTGTTTAAGCAGTTCGCGAAGAAATCAACTTTGGCCAAAAACCCTTATAATGCTTCAGCTTCCTAA
- the LOC118030566 gene encoding ankyrin repeat domain-containing protein, chloroplastic isoform X2, translating into MSLPTLLNPQTPKLHVPLSLKFPSFKTLKIPTKIHSFSPSLQSQFPIRNDSFEDQDHAIGDCIVFEEGIFEDPFLENNSNAIEDSKFRSVQKNIKRVVPKIEEDNLVPENWREVQAEINIGKKERRKIAQELEYNKKFERKRKGLVPIRNVNLEEYQAFREAKLAQLKPLVLDYPQSIKEEEEEEEEDEVREIVSERVKGKNPRWAVYGRGLDDVREFFNGEDYEPGGQKSESKRKLFTKEEKVLLNKRVPDLAVATSRKWLPVHTLAASGEFYLMDALLKHNVDINAVDVNGWTALHRAIICKKQALISYLLRESADPFVQDAEGATLMHYAVQTASAPAIKVLLLYNVDINLQDNDGLTALDLCLYSVKDTRTCELIKLFKQFAKKSTLAKNPYNASAS; encoded by the exons ATGTCCCTGCCAACTCTGCTAAACCCACAAACCCCAAAACTACACGTTCCTCTATCTCTCAAGTTTCCATCtttcaaaactctaaaaatcCCAACAAAAATCCACTCCTTCTCACCTTCTTTACAATCCCAATTTCCTATACGAAATGACAGTTTTGAAGACCAAGACCATGCCATTGGTGACTGTATAGTCTTTGAAGAAGGCATTTTTGAAGACCCTTTTTTGGAAAACAATTCAAATGCCATTGAGGATTCAAAGTTTAGGTCTGttcagaaaaatataaaaagggtTGTTCCTAAAATTGAAGAAGACAATTTGGTGCCAGAGAATTGGAGAGAAGTGCAAGCAGAGATTAATATTggtaaaaaagaaaggagaaagattGCTCAAGAAttggaatataataaaaaatttgaaaggaaaaggaaagggttGGTTCCTATTAGGAATGTGAATTTAGAGGAATATCAGGCTTTTAGAGAAGCTAAATTGGCACAGTTGAAGCCACTTGTGCTTGATTATCCACAGAGTAttaaagaggaggaggaggaggaggaggaggatgaagTGAGGGAGATTGTTAGTGAGAGAGTGAAAGGGAAGAATCCTAGATGGGCGGTCTATGGGAGAGGTTTAGATGATGTTAGAGAGTTTTTTAACGGTGAGGATTATGAGCCTGGTGGACAGAAATctgaaa GTAAGCGCAAGTTGTTTACGAAAGAGGAAAAGGTTTTGTTAAATAAGCGGGTACCTGATCTAGCAGTTGCTACCTCT AGAAAATGGCTGCCTGTCCACACACTTGCTGCATCAGGAGAATTCTACCTTATGGATGCGTTGTTGAAGCATAATGTTGATATCAATGCTGTGGATGTG AATGGTTGGACTGCACTTCACAGAGCAATAATATGCAAAAAGCAAGCTCTAATCAGCTATCTGTTGAGAGAATCAGCAGATCCTTTTGTACAAGATGCA GAGGGTGCCACCTTGATGCATTATGCAGTTCAAACAGCATCTGCTCCAGCTATCAAAGTTCTTCTGTTATATAATGTCGATATAAACCTTCAGGACAAT GATGGCTTAACAGCACTTGATCTCTGCCTCTATTCTGTCAAAGACACAAGGACTTGTGAGCTTATCAAGCTGTTTAAGCAGTTCGCGAAGAAATCAACTTTGGCCAAAAACCCTTATAATGCTTCAGCTTCCTAA